From one Agathobaculum sp. NTUH-O15-33 genomic stretch:
- a CDS encoding deoxyguanosinetriphosphate triphosphohydrolase — protein sequence MTVREQQQEREALILADWATPSSASHGRQRPMAECPYRTCFQRDRDRIIHSKAFRRLSNKTQVFISPEGDHYRARLTHTLEVAQIARTVARALGLNEDLTEAIALGHDLGHTPFGHAGERALDEVCPLGFHHNEQSLRMVDRLEELNLTYEVRDGIVCHTGAKKADTPEGRIIHYADRIAYINHDIDDAVRGGLIAAEDIPGSLLDSLGDSHGRRIDTMVTAMISYGQQHREIGMDSRVHDDMMALREFMFNHVYQGTEAQSEEQRARNMLRMLYEYFDAHPEELPEDYQRLMREGDPRERAVCDYIACMTDRYSIATYKRIFIPKSWNKIEA from the coding sequence ATGACCGTCAGGGAACAGCAGCAGGAGCGGGAAGCGCTTATTTTAGCGGACTGGGCCACGCCGTCCTCCGCCTCGCATGGGCGGCAGCGGCCGATGGCCGAGTGCCCCTACCGCACCTGCTTTCAGCGCGACCGGGACCGGATCATCCACTCCAAGGCGTTTCGCCGGCTCTCGAATAAAACGCAGGTTTTTATTTCGCCCGAAGGCGACCACTACCGCGCCCGGCTGACGCATACGTTGGAGGTGGCGCAGATCGCGCGCACGGTCGCGCGCGCGCTGGGCCTGAACGAGGATCTGACCGAGGCGATCGCCCTTGGCCACGATCTTGGCCATACGCCCTTCGGCCACGCGGGCGAGCGCGCGCTGGACGAGGTGTGCCCCCTCGGCTTCCACCATAACGAACAGAGCCTGCGCATGGTGGACCGGCTGGAGGAACTGAACCTTACCTATGAGGTGCGGGACGGCATCGTTTGCCACACCGGCGCGAAAAAAGCGGATACGCCGGAAGGGCGCATCATCCATTACGCCGACCGCATCGCCTATATCAATCACGATATCGACGACGCGGTGCGCGGCGGGCTAATCGCCGCCGAGGATATCCCGGGCTCGCTGCTTGATAGCTTGGGGGATTCGCACGGCCGCCGTATCGACACCATGGTGACCGCGATGATCTCCTACGGGCAGCAGCACCGCGAAATCGGCATGGACAGCCGCGTACATGACGATATGATGGCGCTGCGCGAGTTCATGTTTAACCATGTCTATCAGGGCACCGAGGCGCAGAGCGAGGAGCAGCGCGCCAGAAATATGCTGCGCATGCTCTATGAATACTTTGACGCCCACCCGGAGGAGCTGCCGGAGGATTACCAGCGCCTGATGCGCGAGGGCGACCCACGGGAGCGCGCCGTTTGCGATTATATCGCCTGCATGACGGACCGCTACTCGATCGCGACCTATAAGCGAATATTCATCCCGAAAAGCTGGAATAAAATAGAAGCCTGA
- a CDS encoding YigZ family protein, which translates to MTEKDYFVPAAPFGEDGFEEKRSKFIGRLWRVETADEALARLREVREAHRDANHHCWAYLIREGNLMRYSDDGEPQGTAGMPILDVLRHMELTNVLCVVTRYFGGVLLGTGGLVRAYTKGAQVAVEAAGVQRMSLYAEVLIACPYPLFDKVQRLLPDFDCAVQDTDFGADVTLTATVPAGGETALNEALAEATAGAVYAETIETRFMGRKIF; encoded by the coding sequence ATGACGGAAAAAGATTATTTTGTACCCGCCGCCCCGTTTGGCGAGGATGGGTTTGAGGAAAAACGCTCAAAATTCATCGGCAGGCTATGGCGGGTGGAAACGGCGGACGAGGCGCTCGCCCGTTTGCGCGAGGTGCGCGAGGCGCACCGGGACGCCAACCACCACTGCTGGGCCTACCTGATCCGCGAAGGCAATTTGATGCGATACTCGGACGACGGCGAACCGCAGGGCACGGCGGGCATGCCCATTCTGGACGTGCTGCGCCATATGGAGCTGACAAACGTGCTCTGCGTGGTAACGCGGTATTTCGGCGGCGTTTTGCTTGGCACGGGCGGACTGGTGCGCGCGTACACCAAGGGCGCGCAAGTGGCCGTGGAAGCGGCGGGCGTACAGCGGATGAGCCTTTACGCCGAGGTGCTCATCGCCTGCCCGTATCCGCTTTTTGACAAGGTGCAGCGCCTGCTGCCCGATTTTGACTGCGCGGTGCAGGATACCGATTTCGGCGCGGATGTGACGCTGACCGCCACCGTGCCCGCGGGCGGAGAAACGGCGCTGAACGAGGCGCTGGCCGAGGCGACGGCGGGCGCGGTCTATGCGGAGACCATTGAGACCCGGTTCATGGGCCGCAAAATTTTCTAA